In the Vanessa cardui chromosome 10, ilVanCard2.1, whole genome shotgun sequence genome, one interval contains:
- the LOC124533066 gene encoding uncharacterized protein LOC124533066 translates to MATKAIHIEAVSDLTTEGFLSAFKRFVARRGRCNHLWSDNGTNFVGAARELKQLFSSERSPFVNEVAAALANNSTEWHFIPPQAPNFGGLWEAGIKSTKYHLRRVIGDSTLTYQELSTVRSQIEACLNSRPLYVSSSDPDDDPPLTPGHFLVGESLLIAPDLNYEQLQMNNLRRWQLTQRMVQNFWRRWSQEYLTQLFQRYKWNTKAPELKIGDVVLVREDNLPPAKWLYGRIVKTHPGRDQITRVVTLRYKNSLIQRPTSKLVHLPVTCEN, encoded by the coding sequence ATGGCCACTAAGGCGATTCATATTGAAGCCGTATCGGATCTCACCACCGAAGGATTTTTATCTGCGTTTAAACGCTTCGTCGCTAGAAGAGGTCGCTGCAATCACTTATGGAGCGATAACGGCACTAATTTTGTCGGTGCGGCTAGAGagttaaaacaattgttttcaAGCGAACGGTCTCCGTTTGTCAATGAAGTCGCTGCTGCTCTAGCTAATAACAGTACGGAATGGCACTTTATTCCGCCCCAAGCTCCCAACTTTGGAGGATTATGGGAAGCGGGCATTAAGAGTACGAAATATCATCTTCGAAGAGTCATAGGTGACTCTACCCTTACCTATCAAGAATTGTCAACGGTCCGGTCGCAAATAGAAGCGTGCCTTAATTCCCGCCCTTTATATGTATCCAGTTCCGATCCTGATGATGATCCTCCTTTAACACCCGGACACTTTTTAGTTGGCGAATCCTTACTGATAGCTCCCGATCTTAACTACGAGCAACTCCAAATGAATAATTTGCGCCGTTGGCAACTTACTCAGCGTATGGTACAAAATTTTTGGAGGCGTTGGTCTCAGGAGTACTTAACTCAATTGTTTCAGAGGTACAAATGGAATACCAAGGCTCCGGAATTAAAAATAGGTGACGTTGTTTTAGTTCGAGAGGACAATCTACCACCTGCTAAATGGCTTTATGGAAGGATCGTAAAAACACATCCGGGTAGAGATCAAATTACGAGAGTTGTAACTCTTCGGTATAAAAATTCTTTGATTCAGCGACCAACTTCTAAGCTCGTCCATTTACCTGTCACTTGCGAAAATTAA